The Borreliella mayonii genome has a segment encoding these proteins:
- a CDS encoding CdaR family protein: MKIGKKIINIIKLLFDDWQNKAISILIAILMFVAFNFNKIESITTEKEFKIILNDQIALGKMPDFSKVKITIKVNKDDLKYLDLNKIILFIEASKIKIPGKYKLPIKIKNLNSIHIAEYKLSKTNVLLNLDNKISKLVKIEPKFKLIEKDGKGEYFIAKYNILPEHLLVYGPEQELKKINTIQTNVKEFDTRTLFVSDYLEVVPPNPLVMFEKSHVVINIYLNKKYSNTTIKSPNFIVNNLKNGLEIKDKEKIINPENKMFVKIKTRLSEKQIKTHINNQNISLAFDLANIKTPGIYNIATNIILKETINETEIYDYEPKKIKLEIIESSEIKP; encoded by the coding sequence ATGAAAATAGGCAAAAAAATAATAAATATAATAAAGTTACTATTTGATGATTGGCAAAACAAAGCCATTTCTATTTTAATAGCTATTTTAATGTTTGTAGCATTTAATTTCAATAAAATAGAATCAATAACAACTGAAAAAGAATTCAAAATTATTTTGAATGATCAAATAGCTCTTGGAAAAATGCCAGACTTTAGCAAAGTTAAGATTACAATAAAAGTTAACAAAGATGACTTAAAATACCTTGATCTTAATAAAATAATATTATTTATTGAAGCATCAAAAATAAAAATTCCTGGAAAATACAAGCTACCAATAAAAATAAAAAATCTTAACTCAATACACATCGCAGAATATAAACTTTCAAAAACAAATGTATTGCTAAATCTTGATAACAAAATCTCTAAATTAGTTAAAATAGAGCCCAAGTTTAAACTTATAGAAAAAGATGGAAAGGGAGAATATTTTATTGCAAAATACAATATATTGCCAGAACATTTATTAGTATATGGGCCTGAACAAGAACTTAAAAAAATAAACACTATTCAAACCAACGTAAAAGAGTTTGATACAAGAACTCTATTTGTATCGGATTATCTTGAAGTAGTTCCTCCAAATCCTCTAGTTATGTTTGAAAAAAGCCATGTGGTAATCAATATTTATTTAAACAAAAAATATTCAAACACAACAATAAAATCTCCTAATTTTATTGTTAATAATCTAAAAAATGGGCTTGAGATTAAAGATAAAGAAAAAATAATAAACCCAGAAAACAAAATGTTTGTAAAAATAAAAACAAGGCTTTCTGAAAAACAAATTAAAACCCATATAAACAATCAAAATATAAGCCTTGCTTTTGATTTAGCAAATATAAAAACTCCCGGGATTTATAACATTGCCACAAATATAATTCTTAAAGAGACTATCAATGAAACAGAAATATATGATTATGAACCAAAAAAAATAAAACTAGAAATAATTGAAAGCTCAGAGATCAAACCATGA
- a CDS encoding holo-ACP synthase — protein MKSIGCDIIKVERFKNFLENKKKMERFFTHKEIENFKLKGGSIIESLAGKFAAKESLIKALSPLLQYKIHYSLKDIEVIKSLKGNAEFCLHNEIEKIAIKMNLKLYLTISHEKEYAIAFVMVEN, from the coding sequence ATGAAGTCAATAGGATGTGATATAATAAAAGTAGAAAGATTTAAAAATTTTTTAGAAAATAAAAAAAAAATGGAGAGGTTCTTTACACATAAAGAAATTGAAAATTTTAAATTAAAAGGGGGCAGCATTATAGAAAGCTTAGCTGGAAAATTTGCAGCTAAAGAATCTTTAATTAAAGCATTAAGTCCACTGTTGCAATATAAAATACATTACAGCCTTAAAGATATCGAGGTAATAAAATCTTTAAAAGGAAATGCAGAGTTTTGTTTGCATAATGAAATTGAAAAAATTGCAATAAAAATGAATTTAAAGCTATACCTAACAATATCCCATGAAAAGGAGTATGCTATTGCATTTGTAATGGTAGAAAATTAA